The following proteins are co-located in the Callithrix jacchus isolate 240 chromosome 10, calJac240_pri, whole genome shotgun sequence genome:
- the HARBI1 gene encoding putative nuclease HARBI1: protein MAIPITVLDCDLLLYGRGHRTLDRFKLDDVTDEYLMSMYGFPRQFIYYLVELLGANLSRPTQRSRAISPETQILAALGFYTSGSFQTRMGDAIGISQASMSRCVANVTEALVERASQFIRFPADEASIQALKDEFYGLAGMPGVMGVVDCIHVAIKAPNAEDLSYVNRKGLHSLNCLMVCDIRGALMTVETNWPGSLQDCAVLQQSSLSSQFEAGMHKDSWLLGDSAFFLHTWLMTPLHIPETPAEYRYNMAHSATHSVIEKTFRTLCSRFRCLDGSKGALQYSPEKSSHIILACCVLHNISLEHGMDVWSSPMTGPMEQPPEEEYEHMESLDLEADRIRQELMLTHFS, encoded by the exons CCGGACACTGGACCGTTTTAAGCTGGATGATGTGACTGATGAATACTTGATGTCCATGTATGGGTTTCCTCGACAGTTCATTTATTACTTGGTGGAGCTCTTGGGGGCAAATCTTTCTAGACCTACTCAGCGATCCAGGGCTATTAGCCCAGAGACACAGATCCTTGCAGCATTGGGTTTTTATACCTCAGGTTCCTTCCAGACTCGGATGGGAGATGCTATTGGAATTAGTCAGGCATCTATGAGTCGTTGTGTTGCCAATGTCACCGAAGCACTTGTGGAAAGGGCCTCACAGTTCATTCGCTTTCCAGCTGATGAAGCCTCCATACAGGCCCTCAAGGATGAATTCTATGGGTTGGCAGGGATGCCAGGGGTGATGGGGGTGGTTGACTGTATCCATGTGGCCATCAAGGCACCAAATGCTGAAGACCTCTCCTATGTGAACCGGAAAGGCCTGCATTCTTTAAACTGCCTTATGGTGTGTGACATCAGAGGGGCACTAATGACCGTGGAGACAAACTGGCCTGGCAGCCTACAGGACTGTGCTGTGCTGCAGCAGTCTTCCCTCAGTAGTCAATTTGAAGCCGGTATGCACAAAGATAGCTGGCTTCTGG GTGACAGTGCCTTCTTTCTTCATACTTGGCTCATGACCCCGCTTCACATTCCTGAAACTCCAGCAGAATATCGCTATAATATGGCCCATTCTGCAACTCACAGTGTGATTGAGAAGACTTTCCGAACCCTCTGCTCCCGATTCCGCTGCCTGGATGGATCCAAAGGGGCACTGCAGTACTCACCAGAGAAGTCCAGCCACATCATCTTGGCTTGCTGTGTCCTCCACAACATCTCCCTGGAGCATGGGATGGATGTTTGGTCCTCTCCAATGACAGGACCCATGGAACAGCCCCCTGAGGAAGAGTATGAGCACATGGAGTCCCTGGACTTGGAGGCTGACCGTATTCGTCAGGAGCTAATGCTCACTCATTTTAGCTAA